From the genome of Sander lucioperca isolate FBNREF2018 chromosome 1, SLUC_FBN_1.2, whole genome shotgun sequence, one region includes:
- the bloc1s5 gene encoding biogenesis of lysosome-related organelles complex 1 subunit 5, whose translation MDKIAKDVGDIQSRLLDHRPIINAEVRYFVREFEEKRGHRESRLLENLNKMVSETNEQILPTDLEGMLSDVVKRLEAANHMAERVQQRELEAQQSMQLQVNMEHLKDDWAEFLKEQQRLKEEVNEEHAKAVGQLSTKYSEKKKDLTKFSLL comes from the exons ATGGACAAAATTGCTAAAG ATGTGGGTGATATCCAGTCCCGACTGTTAGACCACAGACCAATCATCAATGCAGAGGTCCGCTACTTCGTGAGAGAGTTTGAG GAAAAACGTGGACACAGGGAGAGCAGACTGCTGGAGAACCTCAATAAAATGGTTTCGGAAACAAATGAGCAAATCCTGCCAACAGATTTAGAGGGCATGCTGTCTGATGTTGTTAAACGGT TGGAGGCTGCTAATCACATGGCAGAGAGAGTCCAGCAGAGGGAGCTAGAGGCACAGCAG AGCATGCAACTGCAGGTGAACATGGAGCATTTGAAAGATGATTGGGCAGAGTTTCTAAAAGAACAGCAGAGATTAAAGGAGGAGGTGAATGAAGAGCACGCCAAGGCTGTAGGACAACTTAGCACCAAGTACAGCGAAAAGAAGAAGGACTTGACCAAGTTTTCACTCCTCTAA